The Nocardioides panzhihuensis genome has a segment encoding these proteins:
- the mftE gene encoding mycofactocin biosynthesis peptidyl-dipeptidase MftE: MSLADRPWPEIVPGGTVLVPLGSTEQHGPHLPLDVDTVIATAVADELAPLTGASVAPAVPVGASGEHQSFPGTISIGTEALAALVVELGRSLTTWASRVVFVNGHGGNLEGVQAAVRTLRAEGRDVAWVPCQVPYADPHAGLTETSLMLHLAPERVRLRNAARGNTRPLRELLPRMRAGGVEAVSANGVLGDPTGATAEIGKRILSEMVLAAYDRLRIGAVAG; encoded by the coding sequence GTGAGCCTCGCCGACCGCCCGTGGCCGGAGATCGTGCCCGGCGGCACCGTCCTGGTGCCGCTGGGCTCCACCGAGCAGCACGGCCCGCACCTGCCCCTGGACGTGGACACCGTGATCGCGACCGCGGTCGCCGACGAGCTCGCCCCGCTCACCGGTGCCTCGGTCGCTCCGGCCGTGCCGGTCGGCGCCAGCGGGGAGCACCAGTCCTTCCCCGGCACTATCTCGATCGGCACCGAGGCGCTGGCCGCGCTGGTCGTAGAGCTCGGCCGGTCGCTGACCACCTGGGCCTCCCGGGTGGTCTTCGTCAACGGCCACGGCGGCAACCTCGAGGGGGTCCAGGCCGCGGTCAGGACGCTCCGTGCCGAGGGGCGTGACGTCGCCTGGGTGCCGTGCCAGGTGCCGTACGCCGACCCCCACGCCGGCCTCACCGAGACCTCGCTGATGCTGCACCTCGCTCCTGAACGGGTGCGCCTGCGCAATGCCGCCCGAGGCAACACCCGTCCGCTGCGCGAGCTGCTGCCGCGGATGCGGGCCGGGGGCGTGGAGGCTGTCTCGGCCAACGGGGTCCTCGGCGACCCGACCGGTGCCACCGCGGAGATCGGGAAGCGGATCCTCTCCGAGATGGTCCTCGCCGCCTACGACCGTCTCCGGATCGGTGCGGTGGCGGGGTGA
- a CDS encoding mycofactocin-coupled SDR family oxidoreductase, translating to MALVTGAARGIGAATVRGLVEAGVHVVAVDWCAGTDSSASYPQATRADLDALVASLPAGWVEPVMGDVRDPAAQSGAVDVAKDRWGRLDVAVAAAAVIAGGRPLWEDASLDLLWQIDVAGVWNTAAAAVPAMLAGPDPSGCRFVALASAAGAHGLFHLAAYTTAKHAVVGLVKGLAADLAGTGVTACAVSPGSTDTAMLAATADLYAVGPDDLAAHQLLRRRLTPDEVAATVVHACSPAGAVLNGSVVAADGGFGG from the coding sequence GTGGCGCTGGTGACCGGCGCCGCTCGGGGGATCGGCGCGGCGACCGTGCGCGGCCTGGTCGAAGCGGGCGTACACGTCGTCGCGGTCGACTGGTGTGCGGGCACGGACTCGTCGGCCAGCTATCCGCAGGCGACCCGGGCCGACCTGGACGCGCTCGTCGCCTCGCTGCCGGCCGGGTGGGTGGAACCGGTCATGGGTGACGTACGAGATCCGGCGGCGCAGTCCGGCGCCGTCGACGTCGCGAAGGATCGCTGGGGGCGGCTCGACGTCGCGGTCGCCGCCGCGGCGGTGATCGCCGGCGGACGCCCGCTGTGGGAGGACGCCTCGCTGGACCTGCTGTGGCAGATCGACGTCGCCGGGGTGTGGAACACCGCGGCCGCCGCCGTCCCCGCGATGCTCGCCGGCCCCGACCCGAGCGGCTGCCGGTTCGTCGCGCTCGCCTCCGCCGCGGGCGCCCACGGGCTGTTCCACCTCGCCGCCTACACCACCGCGAAGCACGCCGTCGTCGGGCTGGTGAAGGGGCTGGCCGCCGACCTGGCCGGCACCGGGGTGACCGCTTGCGCCGTCTCGCCGGGCTCGACCGACACCGCGATGCTCGCAGCGACCGCCGACCTCTACGCTGTCGGCCCCGACGACCTTGCCGCACACCAGCTCCTGCGCCGCCGGCTCACGCCGGACGAGGTCGCCGCCACGGTCGTGCACGCCTGCTCGCCCGCCGGTGCGGTGCTCAACGGCTCGGTCGTCGCCGCCGACGGAGGCTTCGGCGGATGA
- the mftD gene encoding pre-mycofactocin synthase MftD (MftD, an enzyme found in the mycofactocin biosynthesis locus, performs an oxidative deamination of 3-amino-5-[(p-hydroxyphenyl)methyl]-4,4-dimethyl-2-pyrrolidinone (AHDP). The resulting compound, now called pre-mycofactocin (PMFT), is a biologically active redox cofactor that can oxidize the non-exchangeable NADH of TIGR03971 family SDR-type oxidoreductases.): MPWKNPWKQNPWFESVAVAQERARKRLPKPVYAALLAGSERGQTIADNQQAFADLGLAPHVAGHHDKRELSTTVLGQEIGFPVIISPTGVQAVHPDGEVAVARAAAARGTVMGLSNFASKSVEEVVAANPATFFQMYWTGDREVMIRRMRRAHTAGAKALIATLDWSFSMGRDWGSPEIPEKVDLSAMLRFAPQVMSRGKWLAAYARSGGIPDLTAPNLAPIADDGSLGEPPTFFGAYYEWMTTPPPSWDDVAWMVRTWKELSGGKPFMLKGVCRVDDALRAVDAGVDAISVSNHGGNNLDGTPATIRVLPPIAAAVGDQIEVLLDGGVRRGSDVAKALALGARAVMVGRAYLWGLGANGQAGVENVLDILRNGLDSAVLGMGKASVHDLTPADLVIPDGFELALGRPSDRPSDRP, translated from the coding sequence ATGCCTTGGAAGAACCCGTGGAAGCAGAATCCGTGGTTCGAGTCCGTCGCGGTGGCGCAGGAGCGTGCCCGCAAGCGCCTGCCGAAGCCCGTGTACGCAGCCCTGCTGGCCGGCTCCGAGCGCGGCCAGACGATTGCGGACAACCAACAGGCCTTCGCCGACCTCGGGCTCGCTCCGCACGTCGCCGGCCATCACGACAAGCGCGAACTGTCGACCACCGTGCTCGGCCAGGAGATCGGGTTCCCGGTGATCATCTCGCCCACCGGCGTACAGGCTGTGCATCCCGACGGTGAGGTCGCGGTGGCGCGTGCGGCGGCGGCGCGGGGGACGGTGATGGGGTTGTCGAACTTCGCCTCGAAGTCGGTCGAGGAGGTCGTGGCGGCCAACCCGGCGACGTTCTTCCAGATGTACTGGACCGGTGACCGGGAGGTGATGATCCGCCGGATGCGCCGAGCCCACACCGCGGGGGCGAAGGCGCTGATCGCCACCCTCGACTGGTCCTTCTCGATGGGCCGTGACTGGGGCAGCCCGGAGATCCCGGAGAAGGTCGACCTCTCCGCGATGCTCAGGTTCGCGCCCCAGGTGATGAGCCGGGGGAAGTGGCTGGCGGCGTACGCCCGCAGCGGCGGCATCCCGGACCTGACCGCTCCCAACCTGGCGCCGATCGCCGACGACGGCAGCCTGGGGGAGCCGCCCACGTTCTTCGGTGCCTACTACGAGTGGATGACCACCCCGCCGCCGTCGTGGGACGACGTGGCCTGGATGGTGCGTACCTGGAAGGAACTGAGTGGGGGCAAGCCGTTCATGCTCAAGGGCGTCTGCCGCGTCGACGACGCCCTGCGTGCGGTCGATGCGGGTGTGGACGCGATCTCGGTCTCCAACCACGGCGGCAACAACCTCGACGGCACCCCGGCCACGATCCGGGTGCTGCCGCCGATCGCCGCCGCGGTGGGCGACCAGATCGAGGTGCTCCTCGACGGCGGCGTACGCCGCGGCTCCGACGTCGCCAAGGCCCTCGCCCTGGGCGCCCGCGCGGTGATGGTCGGCCGCGCCTACCTGTGGGGCCTGGGCGCCAACGGCCAGGCCGGCGTCGAGAACGTCCTCGACATCCTCCGCAACGGCCTCGACTCCGCAGTCCTCGGCATGGGCAAGGCCTCCGTCCACGACCTCACCCCGGCCGACCTGGTGATCCCCGACGGCTTCGAGCTCGCCCTGGGCCGACCATCGGACCGACCATCGGACCGGCCGTGA